From the genome of Gemmatimonas phototrophica, one region includes:
- a CDS encoding ABC transporter permease gives MTIRMAARVALAILLVAAGAAPAQGQGDSALSPTYGRRAPALRGIAVDVRMAEDFGLRPGSVVRLSGTPGVPGDSVQIAAVFERKADPAEVARREYRIRTHVGHLQALLGLDDRVDRFAVGVPDSVSVDSAVARINHVAFGFRAHKSSDVAVQSSRTFRVVERFHKAIGLITVVASAVFLLCLLLLSVEERRRDIAALRLMGISRGTVVRAIVLEAALVSVIGSVIGAGIGWISSLIVNAHFQQVYRTPLLFALLTPEIFAFATLTSLALGIGAGTVAAWRLVRTPPLTLLGR, from the coding sequence ATGACAATCCGGATGGCGGCACGCGTCGCCCTGGCGATTCTGCTCGTTGCTGCCGGCGCGGCCCCGGCGCAGGGGCAGGGCGACAGTGCGCTGTCGCCAACATACGGACGCCGTGCCCCCGCACTGCGTGGCATCGCCGTGGATGTGCGTATGGCGGAGGATTTTGGTCTGCGCCCTGGCAGCGTGGTGCGTCTCTCCGGGACGCCCGGGGTGCCGGGCGACAGTGTACAGATTGCCGCCGTGTTCGAGCGCAAGGCCGATCCCGCCGAAGTGGCCCGTCGCGAGTATCGCATTCGCACGCACGTGGGGCACCTGCAGGCGCTGCTGGGACTGGATGATCGTGTTGATCGCTTTGCCGTGGGGGTACCCGACTCGGTATCCGTGGATTCCGCCGTGGCGCGCATCAATCACGTGGCCTTTGGCTTTCGGGCCCACAAGTCCAGTGATGTGGCCGTGCAGAGCTCGCGCACATTCCGGGTGGTGGAGCGCTTTCACAAGGCCATTGGTCTGATCACGGTGGTCGCCAGTGCGGTCTTTCTGCTCTGTCTGCTGCTGCTGAGTGTGGAGGAACGCCGGCGGGATATTGCGGCGCTGCGGCTGATGGGGATTTCCCGCGGCACCGTCGTGCGCGCGATTGTATTGGAGGCGGCACTCGTGTCGGTGATCGGCAGCGTGATTGGGGCGGGCATTGGATGGATCTCCAGCCTCATCGTGAACGCGCACTTTCAGCAGGTGTACCGCACGCCTTTGCTGTTTGCTCTGCTGACGCCGGAAATCTTTGCCTTCGCCACGCTCACCAGTCTGGCGCTCGGCATTGGCGCCGGTACGGTGGCCGCCTGGCGACTGGTGCGCACTCCGCCGCTCACCTTGCTGGGACGGTGA
- a CDS encoding SURF1 family protein codes for MSTRGRTIVFGLLTAATAAVCVRLGLWQLDRLSQRRAQNVIVTSRGAQPPLSLAALQGQDTSATHWRRVTVRGVADYSKELVHATRSQNGSPGVYMLTPVRPLDGSWGDTTIIVLRGYVYAADGRTVDFDKAQEADTLELDALLTSFPPPKPGQAVMRSSPRAMRLLDRDTMATLIGRPVAPFVLLALGDTIMQDITRPVRVPPPPVTDGPHLSYALQWFGFAAVFVVGFVLFTRSRSRS; via the coding sequence ATGAGTACGCGTGGGCGCACTATAGTGTTTGGTCTGCTCACCGCCGCCACGGCGGCGGTGTGCGTGCGATTGGGACTCTGGCAGCTGGATCGGTTGTCGCAGCGGCGTGCGCAAAATGTCATTGTCACGTCGCGCGGCGCACAGCCACCGCTGTCGTTGGCCGCGTTGCAGGGGCAGGACACGAGTGCCACGCACTGGCGCCGTGTCACGGTACGTGGTGTCGCGGACTATTCGAAAGAACTCGTCCACGCAACGCGCTCGCAGAACGGGTCACCCGGTGTGTACATGCTCACGCCGGTGCGCCCACTGGACGGCAGTTGGGGCGATACCACCATCATCGTGCTGCGCGGGTACGTCTACGCCGCGGACGGCCGCACGGTGGACTTCGACAAAGCGCAGGAAGCGGACACGTTGGAGCTTGACGCGTTGCTCACATCATTCCCGCCACCCAAGCCAGGCCAGGCCGTCATGCGCTCCTCACCGCGCGCAATGCGGCTGCTCGATCGCGATACCATGGCCACGCTCATTGGCCGACCGGTCGCACCTTTTGTCCTGCTGGCGCTGGGTGACACCATCATGCAGGACATCACACGCCCGGTTCGTGTTCCGCCGCCGCCGGTGACCGATGGGCCTCACCTTTCTTATGCGCTCCAGTGGTTCGGATTTGCTGCCGTCTTTGTCGTGGGG
- a CDS encoding BamA/TamA family outer membrane protein: MMNLTSRHAATMALPLLFALATAVPAQQAPADSTVGRRRIQPFPAFGSAPETGLQFGLTVLSVFEPPAMRHARPASVVATALRSTKGQTRVSIEGERWSANNDRRLQGLLAWQKFPLPYYGLGATSPEQAKELYTPTGVEATASVQQRLRGAWYALATARFLSQDITPDSATGALALNTRIVGRTGGRVGELGLGVLRDSRDFVFNPTRGTFAQLTYAVSAEATGSEFAYERLRFDARKYASLGGEHVLAWQAQLIGTTGAPPFDQLALVGGGDIMRGYARGRYREAWFTAAQVEYRSPIRRRLGMVAFAGAGTVASTAGGLADFVEGTLLPTYGAGARIQIDARQRTAVRVDYGRGTKGASGLYIGFNQAF, encoded by the coding sequence ATGATGAACCTCACTTCACGGCACGCGGCCACCATGGCGCTGCCTCTCCTGTTCGCCCTCGCCACTGCTGTGCCGGCCCAGCAGGCACCAGCCGATTCGACCGTCGGTCGTCGTCGCATCCAACCCTTTCCGGCCTTCGGCTCGGCGCCGGAAACCGGTCTGCAGTTTGGCCTGACGGTGCTCTCCGTCTTTGAACCTCCCGCCATGCGCCATGCCCGACCGGCCTCGGTGGTGGCAACGGCCCTGCGCAGCACCAAGGGGCAGACCCGCGTGAGCATTGAAGGGGAACGCTGGTCTGCCAACAATGACCGACGCCTGCAGGGGCTGCTGGCCTGGCAGAAATTCCCGCTTCCCTACTATGGCCTTGGCGCCACTTCTCCGGAACAGGCCAAAGAGCTGTATACGCCCACCGGAGTGGAGGCGACGGCATCGGTGCAGCAACGGCTGCGCGGCGCCTGGTATGCGCTGGCCACGGCCCGTTTCCTTTCGCAGGACATCACACCGGACAGCGCCACCGGTGCGTTGGCACTCAATACCCGCATTGTGGGGCGCACGGGCGGACGCGTCGGTGAACTGGGCCTTGGCGTACTTCGAGACTCGCGGGACTTCGTCTTCAACCCGACACGCGGCACCTTCGCGCAACTGACATACGCCGTCAGCGCGGAGGCGACCGGCTCCGAGTTCGCCTACGAGCGGCTCCGGTTCGATGCCCGCAAATACGCTTCCCTCGGCGGTGAACATGTCCTGGCGTGGCAGGCACAACTCATTGGGACCACGGGAGCACCGCCATTCGATCAATTGGCGCTCGTGGGTGGTGGTGACATCATGCGCGGGTACGCGCGCGGCCGTTACCGTGAAGCGTGGTTCACCGCCGCGCAGGTTGAATATCGTTCGCCCATCCGTCGCCGATTGGGGATGGTGGCTTTTGCCGGAGCGGGCACCGTGGCCAGCACGGCTGGAGGGCTCGCGGATTTCGTGGAGGGCACCCTGCTTCCCACCTACGGCGCGGGGGCTCGCATCCAGATTGATGCGCGTCAGCGCACAGCCGTGCGGGTGGACTACGGCCGTGGCACTAAAGGCGCGAGTGGGCTGTACATCGGGTTCAATCAGGCGTTCTAA
- a CDS encoding ABC transporter ATP-binding protein, whose protein sequence is MPLAELPHLPAGNPVIHCEQVVRSYTMGAASVQAVRGIDLTIGRGEFAAITGPSGCGKSTLLHLLGAVDVPSAGRVLVNGRDTAQLNDADATAFRLRHIGFVFQRFYLMPTLSALENVELPLAEAGVPKVVRRRRAAELLGYVGLGERRDHRPTQLSGGEQQRVAIARALANEPALLLADEPTGELDAATGETLLQLFGQLHRDGTTLVFVTHDAVVANTAQRVIRLLDGRVASDTRNPRA, encoded by the coding sequence ATGCCGTTGGCTGAACTCCCTCATCTCCCCGCCGGCAACCCGGTGATTCACTGCGAGCAGGTGGTACGCAGCTACACCATGGGAGCAGCGTCAGTCCAGGCCGTGCGCGGAATCGACCTCACCATTGGTCGCGGAGAGTTCGCCGCTATCACGGGCCCATCAGGATGTGGCAAGAGCACGCTGCTGCATTTGCTGGGGGCGGTGGATGTGCCGAGTGCCGGTCGGGTGCTGGTGAATGGGCGTGATACGGCTCAGTTGAACGATGCCGATGCCACGGCTTTTCGCCTGCGTCACATCGGATTCGTCTTTCAGCGCTTTTACCTCATGCCCACGTTGTCGGCGCTGGAGAATGTGGAGTTGCCGCTCGCCGAAGCGGGCGTGCCCAAGGTGGTACGTCGTCGTCGCGCCGCGGAGCTGCTGGGGTACGTGGGGCTCGGCGAACGCCGCGATCATCGCCCCACACAGCTTTCCGGCGGTGAGCAGCAGCGGGTGGCCATTGCGCGTGCGTTGGCCAATGAGCCGGCGCTGCTGCTGGCCGACGAGCCCACCGGCGAACTCGATGCGGCAACGGGCGAAACCCTGTTGCAGCTGTTTGGTCAGTTGCATCGCGACGGCACCACGTTGGTGTTCGTGACGCATGATGCGGTGGTGGCCAATACGGCGCAGCGGGTCATTCGCCTCCTGGACGGACGCGTCGCCTCCGATACGCGGAATCCCCGCGCGTGA
- a CDS encoding ABC transporter permease, translated as MSMRVTLAFATLRRNPARTLLAVLGIAVAAALLLDMVMLATGMRESFRSLLLTRGYQLRVSPKGTLPFDSEATIDGASAIVAALRANPDITAVSPALGSTLSLPGNTFPSVFTLGLEGDVQGDYVLDAGTDMTGPRDSVQANAPLTAVVNRTFLVRSGKRLGDTMTVAAGLDAQLRTAARSRVVVLTGEGRFFYVPAETPVMALPLREVRTLLGPAYRDRMSVAMAESRRGDSAGVEAVRSWIASTQPRITAISTETAIRQVEERLSYFRQLAFVLGAISLGIGFLLVATLVTLSVNERRGEIAVLRAIGTQKGGVLRQVFLEGLFMSSAGIAGGLVLGLVTAQWLNAILRDFPGLPAAFDFFLWSPEAAWKSLALLLVSGTLAGLIPAWRAASIPIVRALREDAVG; from the coding sequence ATGAGCATGCGCGTCACCCTGGCGTTTGCCACGCTCCGCCGAAACCCGGCGCGCACGCTGCTCGCCGTGCTCGGCATTGCCGTGGCGGCGGCGCTGCTGCTCGACATGGTGATGCTGGCCACCGGGATGCGCGAGTCGTTCCGCTCGCTGCTGCTCACGCGCGGCTATCAGCTACGTGTGTCCCCCAAGGGTACGCTGCCGTTCGACAGCGAAGCCACCATCGATGGGGCGTCCGCCATCGTCGCTGCGCTCCGGGCCAATCCGGACATCACCGCGGTCAGTCCGGCGCTGGGCAGCACGCTCTCTCTTCCCGGAAACACATTCCCCTCGGTCTTTACGCTCGGACTCGAAGGGGATGTGCAGGGAGACTATGTCCTGGATGCCGGCACGGACATGACCGGCCCGCGCGACAGCGTGCAGGCCAATGCGCCGCTCACCGCCGTCGTGAATCGCACCTTCCTGGTGCGTAGTGGCAAACGATTGGGAGACACCATGACCGTGGCTGCCGGGCTGGATGCGCAGCTGCGCACCGCGGCACGGTCGCGCGTGGTGGTCCTCACGGGTGAGGGGCGCTTCTTCTATGTGCCGGCGGAAACACCGGTCATGGCGTTACCGCTGCGCGAAGTGCGCACATTGCTGGGGCCGGCCTATCGTGACCGCATGTCGGTGGCCATGGCCGAATCCCGCCGCGGTGATTCAGCCGGCGTGGAAGCGGTGCGCTCGTGGATTGCCTCAACACAGCCGCGGATCACCGCCATCAGCACGGAGACGGCCATTCGGCAGGTGGAAGAGCGGCTGTCGTACTTTCGGCAGCTCGCCTTTGTGCTCGGGGCCATCAGTCTCGGTATTGGCTTTTTGCTGGTCGCCACGCTGGTCACGCTCTCCGTGAACGAACGACGTGGCGAGATCGCGGTGCTGCGCGCCATCGGCACACAGAAAGGCGGCGTGTTGCGTCAGGTGTTTCTCGAAGGACTGTTCATGAGCAGTGCCGGTATTGCCGGTGGGCTCGTGCTGGGGCTTGTCACGGCGCAGTGGCTCAACGCCATTCTGCGCGATTTCCCCGGGTTGCCGGCCGCTTTCGATTTCTTCCTGTGGAGCCCGGAAGCGGCCTGGAAGTCGCTGGCCTTGTTGCTGGTCTCCGGTACGCTTGCCGGACTGATTCCCGCCTGGCGCGCTGCGTCCATACCCATTGTGCGCGCGTTGCGCGAGGATGCCGTTGGCTGA
- a CDS encoding metal-dependent transcriptional regulator, with product MSERAASAPPLLTEPVEDYLKAIYELETRFGAAATSDVANALDVAPASVTGMIRRLATQGFLDHVPYRGVQLTQAGRQAALRTIRRHRILETYLTRVLGYPWDRVHDEAERLEHAASDHLIDRMAAALGNPTEDPHGAPIPTADGVVDERVHRTLADLAVGESARMVRVSDKDPSLLRYLAEIALQPGAEITLVDRAPFDGPITLRVGAQEPVVGPNLAAQVLVESMSASATAAHAVSAAPAAASSSVAADVPSVERPRTRKSSR from the coding sequence ATGTCCGAGCGCGCCGCCTCCGCCCCACCGCTCCTTACGGAGCCGGTCGAAGACTATCTCAAGGCCATCTACGAGCTCGAGACCCGCTTCGGCGCGGCGGCGACCTCCGATGTGGCCAATGCGCTCGATGTCGCGCCGGCGTCCGTCACCGGGATGATTCGTCGGCTGGCCACGCAAGGGTTTCTCGATCACGTGCCCTACCGTGGGGTACAGCTCACCCAGGCCGGACGACAGGCGGCGCTGCGCACCATCCGTCGGCACCGGATCCTCGAAACGTACCTCACGCGCGTGCTGGGCTATCCCTGGGATCGTGTGCATGATGAAGCGGAGCGGCTCGAACATGCGGCCTCCGATCATCTTATCGATCGAATGGCCGCTGCCCTTGGGAACCCCACCGAAGATCCGCACGGCGCCCCCATCCCCACCGCCGACGGCGTGGTGGACGAGCGCGTCCATCGCACCCTGGCCGATCTCGCGGTGGGCGAAAGCGCGCGCATGGTCCGGGTGAGCGACAAGGATCCGTCGTTGCTGCGCTATCTCGCCGAAATCGCACTGCAGCCGGGCGCGGAGATCACATTGGTGGACCGGGCGCCCTTCGACGGGCCGATCACGCTGCGGGTGGGAGCACAGGAGCCGGTGGTGGGACCCAATCTTGCCGCCCAGGTGTTGGTGGAGTCTATGTCTGCTTCTGCCACTGCCGCTCATGCTGTCAGCGCCGCCCCGGCCGCTGCGTCCTCCTCAGTTGCTGCCGACGTGCCTTCCGTGGAACGCCCCCGCACCCGCAAATCCTCCCGCTGA
- a CDS encoding universal stress protein codes for MYRRILVPLEHSSYDQVILAHVRQLAAMCQSSLVLIHVADGWAARNQLSLKLRESEEMRLDRGYIEALCTTLRAEGYETEAVLAAGDPATEIAAAADREQCDLIAMATHGHRGLQDLLYGTTANGVRHRTMVPVLMVRGPAGGRPR; via the coding sequence ATGTACCGTCGCATTCTCGTCCCCCTGGAGCACTCGTCGTACGACCAGGTCATTCTGGCGCATGTGCGCCAGTTGGCCGCCATGTGTCAGTCGTCGCTGGTGCTCATTCACGTGGCCGATGGCTGGGCCGCGCGCAATCAACTCTCGCTCAAGCTGCGGGAGTCCGAGGAGATGCGGCTCGACCGCGGGTACATCGAAGCGCTGTGCACCACCTTGCGCGCGGAGGGCTACGAAACCGAAGCCGTGCTGGCGGCGGGAGACCCGGCGACGGAAATTGCCGCGGCCGCCGATCGGGAGCAGTGTGACCTCATTGCGATGGCGACTCACGGGCATCGCGGCCTGCAGGACTTGCTGTATGGGACCACCGCCAATGGCGTTCGGCACCGAACCATGGTGCCGGTGTTGATGGTCAGGGGTCCCGCTGGTGGTCGCCCTCGCTGA
- a CDS encoding Nramp family divalent metal transporter, protein MILPNSASTPSPETPEGEPGWRRARLAPSLAEVYRSVEVNGTGWFRKLLAFAGPGYLVAVGYMDPGNWATDLAGGSRFGYTLLSVILLSNLMAVLLQGLASKLGIVTGRDLAQACRDHYSRRTGLALWVLCELAIAACDLAEVIGTAIALNLLFGLSLPVGIAITAFDVMIVLLLQNKGFRLLEAMVIALIAVVGGCFLFELFISRPDLGEVARGFVPTAEIVRNPEMLYIAIGILGATVMPHNLYLHSSIVQTRKYAENAEGKREAVRFAFLDSTIALTFALFINAAILIVAAATFHTTGNTEVAEIQDAYKLLTPLLGVGAASAVFALALLASGQNSTLTGTLAGQIVMEGFLDLRIRPWLRRLITRAIAIVPAAIVAILYGESGTAKLLVFSQVILSLQLSFAVFPLVQFTSDRRKMGEFVNSKPLRVAAYAVAAVIATLNVWLLVQTVSGWMA, encoded by the coding sequence ATGATATTGCCCAATTCTGCTTCTACACCATCGCCGGAGACGCCCGAAGGGGAACCGGGCTGGCGTCGCGCCCGGTTGGCGCCGTCGCTGGCGGAGGTCTATCGCTCGGTCGAAGTCAACGGGACCGGGTGGTTTCGCAAGCTGCTGGCCTTTGCCGGTCCGGGATATCTGGTGGCCGTGGGATACATGGACCCGGGGAACTGGGCCACCGATCTCGCCGGCGGCTCGCGCTTTGGCTACACGCTGCTGTCCGTCATTCTGCTGTCCAATCTCATGGCCGTGCTGCTGCAAGGGCTCGCGTCCAAACTGGGGATTGTCACCGGCCGCGATCTTGCGCAGGCCTGCCGCGATCACTACTCGCGTCGAACGGGGCTGGCCCTCTGGGTGCTCTGTGAGCTGGCGATTGCCGCCTGTGATCTGGCCGAGGTCATTGGCACCGCCATTGCCCTCAATCTGCTCTTCGGGCTGTCTCTTCCCGTGGGCATCGCCATTACGGCGTTCGACGTGATGATCGTCCTCCTCTTGCAGAACAAGGGCTTTCGGCTGCTCGAAGCGATGGTCATCGCGCTCATCGCCGTGGTGGGAGGCTGCTTCCTCTTTGAGCTGTTCATCTCGCGCCCCGACCTGGGCGAGGTGGCCCGGGGCTTTGTCCCCACGGCGGAGATCGTGAGGAATCCTGAGATGCTCTACATCGCCATCGGCATTCTGGGCGCCACGGTGATGCCGCACAACTTGTATCTGCACTCAAGCATCGTGCAGACGCGCAAGTACGCCGAGAATGCCGAAGGAAAGCGGGAAGCCGTGCGCTTCGCCTTTCTTGATTCCACCATTGCGCTCACCTTCGCCCTGTTCATCAACGCCGCCATTCTGATTGTGGCGGCGGCGACGTTTCACACGACGGGCAACACCGAAGTGGCGGAAATTCAGGACGCGTACAAATTGCTCACGCCCCTCCTGGGCGTGGGCGCCGCCAGTGCCGTCTTCGCGCTCGCCTTGCTGGCGTCCGGGCAGAATTCCACGCTCACCGGCACACTGGCGGGACAGATTGTGATGGAAGGGTTTCTCGACCTGCGCATCCGCCCCTGGCTGCGCCGGTTGATTACCCGGGCCATTGCCATCGTGCCGGCTGCCATCGTGGCGATACTATACGGGGAGAGTGGCACGGCCAAGCTGCTGGTGTTCAGTCAGGTCATTCTGTCGCTGCAACTGTCGTTTGCCGTGTTCCCGCTGGTGCAGTTTACCTCTGACCGCCGCAAGATGGGCGAGTTCGTCAATTCGAAGCCCCTCAGGGTGGCTGCGTACGCCGTCGCGGCGGTGATTGCGACGTTGAATGTGTGGTTGCTGGTGCAAACCGTCAGCGGATGGATGGCCTGA
- the glgB gene encoding 1,4-alpha-glucan branching protein GlgB — MNPSPLPSAFSEAALRLVRGESMHPHDLLGAHSAEVDGVLGVAIRAFLPRASAVRVLLGEHDVPMQRDPHGLFVAFLSDRSLPLPYRLAVTDTDGTEQVQDDPYRFLPTLGDMDLHLFNEGRHLRLWEKLGGHPCTMDGVEGTAFAVWAPNAARVSVVGGFNAWDGRAHAMRALGASGVFELFIPGVGAEALYKYEILTRTGTVRVKTDPYAFKLEQSPGFASIVQGRSTYSWNDGSWLAQRAESDPLREPMLIYEVHLGSWLRGDDNRVLSYVEIAPKLAEHVRRLGFTHVELLPIQEHPFGGSWGYQVGGYFAPTSRFGTPDDFRFLVDTLHQAGLGVLLDWVPAHFPKDDWALRRFDGTACYEHEDPRLGDHPEWGTHIFNYARHEVRNFLVANALYWIEEFHLDGLRVDAVASMLYLDYGREAGQWLRNRHGGRENLEAMAFLKQLNHAVQSLHPGVITVAEESTSWPKVTAPISDGGLGFTFKWNMGWMHDTLDYYKIDPFFRKGAHDKLTFAMWYEYSEKFMNPISHDEVVHLKKSMLEKMPGDTWQKLANLRTLIGYSITRPGKSLFFMGTELGTHHEWNHDVSLEWHLLSDPRRRGLMEYVAAVGALYREQPCLWRGDHDPSGYRWIDVADREQSVFSYARFDGRDHAVVVLNLTPVPRPHYRLGAPESTRYRVVLNSDVAEFGGSGFPVEAHTDAEAVPYHGFEQSFTVSLPPLSMLVLIPESLPELPVRETAALSVPVIPDQTRKRGGKGKTPKTAKAPKPAKPEKAPKPAKPEKAPKPKKEKPVKDKVPKVTPAKEKVTKARAPKAISVEDKPAKVPMASPAKPMASAPPKVSAKAAPATRPAVKRRASQTQGEASGQAGAAAPLDRADAPSAPAPARPRATRRKSADAPRPETNEA; from the coding sequence ATGAACCCGTCCCCACTGCCATCTGCGTTCTCCGAAGCCGCGCTCCGTCTGGTGCGGGGCGAGTCCATGCATCCCCACGATCTCCTCGGGGCCCACTCGGCTGAAGTCGATGGGGTGCTGGGGGTGGCCATCCGCGCCTTCCTGCCGCGTGCCTCAGCGGTACGGGTCCTGCTTGGCGAGCACGACGTTCCCATGCAGCGTGATCCGCATGGCTTGTTCGTGGCGTTTCTGTCGGATCGATCGCTGCCGTTGCCGTACCGGCTGGCAGTCACGGATACCGACGGGACGGAGCAGGTGCAAGACGATCCCTACCGGTTCCTGCCTACGCTGGGCGACATGGATCTGCACCTGTTCAACGAGGGGCGCCATCTGCGTCTGTGGGAAAAGCTGGGCGGCCACCCGTGCACGATGGATGGGGTGGAAGGGACGGCCTTTGCCGTCTGGGCGCCCAATGCCGCCCGCGTGAGTGTGGTGGGTGGCTTCAATGCGTGGGACGGACGGGCACACGCCATGCGAGCTCTTGGCGCCAGCGGCGTGTTCGAGCTGTTCATTCCCGGCGTCGGCGCGGAGGCGCTGTACAAGTATGAGATCCTCACGCGCACCGGTACGGTGCGGGTAAAGACGGATCCCTATGCCTTCAAGCTGGAGCAGTCACCGGGCTTCGCTTCCATTGTGCAGGGACGCAGCACGTACAGCTGGAACGACGGCAGCTGGCTGGCGCAACGCGCGGAAAGTGACCCGCTGCGTGAGCCCATGCTCATTTACGAAGTGCATCTGGGGTCATGGCTGCGCGGTGATGACAACCGGGTGCTGAGTTATGTGGAGATTGCGCCCAAGCTGGCCGAACATGTGCGTCGGTTGGGGTTCACGCACGTCGAGCTGCTCCCCATCCAGGAACATCCCTTCGGAGGTTCCTGGGGCTATCAGGTGGGGGGATATTTTGCGCCAACGTCGCGCTTCGGGACGCCTGATGACTTCCGGTTTCTGGTGGATACACTGCACCAGGCCGGCCTCGGCGTTCTGCTCGATTGGGTGCCTGCGCATTTCCCCAAGGATGACTGGGCCCTGCGGCGCTTTGACGGTACGGCGTGTTATGAGCACGAAGATCCGCGGCTGGGTGATCACCCCGAATGGGGCACGCACATTTTCAACTACGCTCGACACGAGGTGCGCAATTTCCTCGTGGCCAACGCCCTGTACTGGATTGAAGAGTTCCACCTCGATGGTCTCCGCGTTGATGCGGTCGCGTCCATGTTGTATCTCGACTACGGACGGGAGGCGGGGCAATGGCTGCGCAATCGTCATGGCGGACGGGAGAATCTCGAAGCCATGGCGTTCCTCAAGCAGCTCAATCACGCGGTGCAGTCATTGCACCCTGGTGTCATCACGGTGGCGGAGGAGAGCACCTCGTGGCCCAAGGTCACGGCGCCCATCAGTGATGGCGGGCTGGGATTCACCTTCAAGTGGAACATGGGGTGGATGCATGACACCCTCGACTACTACAAGATTGACCCGTTCTTCCGCAAAGGCGCCCATGACAAGCTGACCTTTGCCATGTGGTACGAGTACAGCGAGAAGTTCATGAATCCCATCTCGCACGACGAGGTGGTGCATCTCAAGAAGTCGATGCTGGAAAAGATGCCGGGCGATACCTGGCAGAAGCTGGCCAACCTGCGCACGCTCATTGGCTACTCCATCACGCGCCCCGGGAAATCGCTCTTTTTCATGGGCACCGAACTGGGCACGCATCATGAGTGGAACCATGACGTGAGCCTGGAGTGGCATTTGCTGTCCGATCCGCGTCGGCGCGGCCTCATGGAGTATGTGGCGGCTGTGGGGGCGCTCTATCGCGAACAGCCCTGCTTGTGGCGTGGTGACCATGACCCAAGCGGCTACCGCTGGATTGATGTGGCCGACCGTGAGCAGTCGGTATTTTCATACGCCCGGTTTGATGGCCGGGATCATGCCGTCGTGGTGCTCAACCTCACGCCGGTGCCACGTCCGCATTACCGATTGGGTGCCCCGGAGTCGACACGGTATCGCGTAGTGTTGAATTCGGATGTGGCGGAGTTTGGCGGCAGTGGTTTCCCGGTGGAGGCACACACGGACGCTGAAGCAGTGCCGTACCACGGGTTCGAGCAGTCGTTCACGGTGTCGTTGCCCCCGTTGAGCATGCTGGTGCTGATTCCGGAATCCCTCCCCGAACTGCCCGTACGCGAGACCGCGGCGCTCTCGGTCCCGGTGATCCCGGACCAGACACGGAAGCGGGGTGGAAAAGGCAAGACGCCCAAGACCGCCAAGGCTCCCAAGCCGGCGAAGCCCGAAAAGGCCCCAAAGCCAGCCAAGCCCGAGAAGGCCCCCAAGCCGAAGAAGGAAAAGCCGGTGAAGGACAAGGTGCCCAAGGTGACTCCCGCCAAGGAAAAGGTGACGAAGGCGCGCGCGCCGAAGGCCATTTCCGTTGAAGACAAGCCGGCGAAGGTCCCGATGGCATCTCCTGCGAAGCCCATGGCCTCGGCGCCCCCAAAAGTGTCTGCCAAGGCGGCTCCAGCCACGCGACCAGCCGTAAAGCGCCGGGCGAGCCAAACGCAGGGGGAAGCCTCCGGCCAGGCAGGTGCTGCCGCGCCGCTGGATCGTGCTGACGCCCCGTCCGCACCGGCGCCCGCGCGCCCGCGCGCCACGCGCCGAAAGTCTGCTGACGCGCCGCGACCGGAAACCAACGAGGCATGA